The Xenopus tropicalis strain Nigerian chromosome 2, UCB_Xtro_10.0, whole genome shotgun sequence genome window below encodes:
- the LOC116408900 gene encoding progesterone receptor-like yields the protein MEILELTTYLEGLKSQTHFDDMRSNYIRELAKAIGLRHKGVIASSQRFYQLTKLMDSMHELVKQLHLYCLNTFLQSRSLSVEFPEMMSEVISDQLPKILAGMVKPIIFHKK from the exons ATGGAAATTTTAGAACTGACCACATATTTGGAAGGCCTCAAAAGTCAGACTCATTTTGATGATATGAGGTCAAACTACATAAGAGAGCTGGCCAAGGCTATTGGCTTAAGGCACAAGGGTGTGATTGCCAGCTCCCAGCGTTTCTATCAACTAACCAAACTCATGGACTCCATGCATGAA CTTGTAAAGCAGCTCCACCTGTATTGTCTCAACACCTTCCTGCAGTCTCGATCGCTTAGTGTGGAATTTCCTGAAATGATGTCGGAAGTGATCTCTGACCAGTTACCCAAAATCCTAGCGGGGATGGTAAAACCAATTATATTTCACAAAAAGTGA